ATTTCGGCGGCTGTTTCGGTCTGCATCTTGTGCAGCGGAGCGTTCTATTTCCGTCGCATGGAAAAGTCCTTCGCGGACGTGGTTTGAGGAACACTGTGAACGATATCGCCATCACCGTCGAAGACCTGGGTAAGCAATACCACATCGGTCACGTGCAAACGCGCTATCGCACGCTGCGCGAATCGATCACCGACGTCTTCGTCAGCCCGTTCCGCAAGGCGGCCCTGCTGGCGCGCGGCCACGCCGCCGCGGCGCATTCATTGCATGAATCGTTCTGGGCGCTCCGCAACGTGTCCTTCGAAGTAAAGCGCGGCGAAGTGCTCGGCGTCATCGGCCGCAACGGGGCCGGGAAGAGCACGCTGCTGAAAGTTCTAACGCGCATCACAGAGCCGACGGCCGGATTCGCTCAACTGCGCGGTCGAGTTGCGTCCCTGCTCGAAGTCGGCACCGGCTTTCACCCGGAATTGACGGGCCGCGAAAACGTTTATTTGAACGGCTCGATCCTCGGTATGACACGGCGCGAGATCCAGAGGAAGTTCGACGAGATCGTAGACTTCGCCGAAATCGCCAAGTTTATTGACACGCCGGTGAAGCACTATTCGAGCGGAATGTACTTGAGGCTCGCCTTCGCGGTCGCGGCGAATCTTGATCCCGATATTTTGCTCGTCGACGAGGTGCTCGCCGTCGGCGACGCGGAGTTCCAACGTAAATGCCTTGGCAAAATGGGGGATGTCGCGAGTCAAGGGCGCACAATTCTGTTCGTCAGTCACAATCTTGGCGCGGTCCAAGGGCTCTGCACGCGCGGCATTGTTTTAAGCAATGGACAGTTAACCTTTGATGGCGCCGCAACTAACGCCGTCCAAGAGTATCTGAATTCGTTGGAGAAATCGGCCGCGATTGGGCCCGCAGAAAGGCCTGATCGACGTGGTTCTGGCGTATCGCGGGTCGTCGGCTTTGACGTCGTCGGGAGTAACGGCATTCCGGGCATCGTCGTTTGCGGCGAGCGCGTCGAGTTCGTGATTGACGTCGTTCCGGTCGTCGACCATCGCGTTAATTGCGCATTCACGATCTACGACCAGCAGTCCAATCCAATCACGCATTTCACGACGCGTAACGTCAGCGTCGACCGCGAGGATCGCGCCTCCGGCACAACCCGTTTCAGCTGTGACGTCGGCCAGTTTCTCCTGGTTCCCGGTCGGTATCGCGTGAACGTCGCGATACAGTCCGATGAAGGTCTGCTGGATCACATCGAATCGGTGATGTCATTCGATGTATTGCCGCCCGAAGTCAGCGTGCAACCGAGGTATTCGATTCCCCGTATCGGGCAAATTGTACTGCCTCACGGGTGGAACGCCCAATGACGAGTGCAACCGCTGCGCAACGGGGCGGAACAGTGTTGGTCGATCCAAGCGGGTACCGTTGCGATCGCAATCTCGGCGACATGGCGATGCTCGTCGCGGCGCTTTCAAGACTTGACGCCTGGATGCCGGGCGCCCGGGTCAACTTGTTGACGCGCGACGTAGAGCGCACATCACAGGTGCTTCCTGGCGTGCAACCGGTGGACGCTACGGGGCGCGATCTCTGGGGTTCGTCACACCCCATTTGCGGCTATTCCGCTAAGCGATTGCCACGTCCATTCGGCCTTGTTCTGGAACAGGTGGAAGGCCGCATTCGGAGGACGTCGCCGGGCACCTTCGGCGCACTACTGAAACTCGCTCGAACATTTCGAGGAAAGGACGTCGACGCCACGCTGGCGATCGAGGAATTGATCAAGAACGCGACCGGCCTCATCGTTTCCGGCCAGGGCGGCATCAACGACGAGTTTTATCGCCACGCGTTGGGAACGCTGGCCATCCTTGAGCGCGCGCAACGGCAGGGCCGCCCGACGCTCATG
This genomic window from Planctomycetia bacterium contains:
- a CDS encoding ABC transporter ATP-binding protein; this encodes MNDIAITVEDLGKQYHIGHVQTRYRTLRESITDVFVSPFRKAALLARGHAAAAHSLHESFWALRNVSFEVKRGEVLGVIGRNGAGKSTLLKVLTRITEPTAGFAQLRGRVASLLEVGTGFHPELTGRENVYLNGSILGMTRREIQRKFDEIVDFAEIAKFIDTPVKHYSSGMYLRLAFAVAANLDPDILLVDEVLAVGDAEFQRKCLGKMGDVASQGRTILFVSHNLGAVQGLCTRGIVLSNGQLTFDGAATNAVQEYLNSLEKSAAIGPAERPDRRGSGVSRVVGFDVVGSNGIPGIVVCGERVEFVIDVVPVVDHRVNCAFTIYDQQSNPITHFTTRNVSVDREDRASGTTRFSCDVGQFLLVPGRYRVNVAIQSDEGLLDHIESVMSFDVLPPEVSVQPRYSIPRIGQIVLPHGWNAQ